Proteins from a single region of Runella sp. SP2:
- a CDS encoding ABC transporter permease — translation MLFNYLKITLAVLKRRKFFTFISLFGISFTLTILVVVTAFFDHLVSAGYPEVNRDNSLYVWNIKEKDTKNGGSSSGPVSFSFINTYIRTLKTPAKVAAVSMFNTINIYLNNHKIKVMYRYTDANFWEVTSFEFLEGKRYTAQNIANNDYVVVINDNVRDQYVGKGQPAVGKMLEVDNVKYRIIGVVKGCPVTRLHTSSDLYFPYNTSKADLKKTRLRGDYMALILPNNPNDKLKLQEEFKAVASKIKPTKTDDKWFNPDKLYVFADTYFVSFTRELKGSGDGDGSTLIISILLGVVLLFMSLPAINLVNVNMSRIMERASEIGVRKAFGASSKTLVMQFVIENIILTLIGGVIALILSSLVIFYINQSNLIAYIDLSFNWKVFSVAILVSLIFGLLSGVYPAWRMSKLQVVDALKY, via the coding sequence GGCATCAGTTTTACGCTCACTATCTTGGTGGTGGTCACGGCTTTTTTCGACCACTTGGTGTCGGCAGGTTATCCCGAAGTAAACCGCGACAATTCGCTTTATGTATGGAATATCAAAGAAAAAGATACCAAAAATGGAGGCTCAAGCTCTGGCCCTGTTAGTTTTTCGTTTATCAATACCTACATTCGGACGCTCAAAACGCCCGCAAAAGTAGCGGCAGTGAGTATGTTCAATACCATTAATATTTATCTCAATAACCACAAAATCAAGGTGATGTATCGCTACACCGATGCTAATTTTTGGGAAGTTACTTCTTTTGAATTCTTAGAAGGAAAAAGGTACACCGCTCAAAACATCGCTAACAACGATTATGTGGTGGTTATCAATGACAATGTACGTGACCAGTACGTAGGAAAAGGCCAGCCAGCCGTTGGAAAAATGCTCGAAGTCGATAACGTAAAATACCGCATCATTGGGGTAGTGAAAGGATGTCCCGTCACACGCCTTCATACGTCTTCTGACTTGTATTTTCCTTACAATACCTCAAAAGCCGATTTGAAAAAGACAAGGCTAAGGGGAGATTACATGGCACTTATTTTGCCTAATAATCCCAACGATAAGCTCAAATTACAGGAAGAATTTAAGGCAGTTGCCTCTAAAATCAAACCTACCAAAACGGACGACAAATGGTTTAACCCTGACAAATTATACGTATTTGCCGACACCTATTTTGTGAGCTTTACGCGCGAGCTAAAAGGTTCGGGTGACGGCGACGGGTCAACGCTCATTATTTCTATTCTCCTTGGTGTTGTTCTGCTATTTATGTCGCTTCCCGCCATCAATTTGGTAAACGTCAACATGAGTCGAATCATGGAACGAGCGTCAGAGATTGGCGTGAGAAAAGCGTTTGGAGCGTCAAGCAAGACGCTTGTGATGCAGTTTGTCATTGAAAATATCATCCTGACCCTCATCGGTGGTGTAATTGCCCTAATTTTGTCATCGTTGGTGATTTTTTACATTAACCAAAGCAATCTCATTGCTTACATCGACCTGAGTTTCAACTGGAAAGTATTCTCAGTAGCGATTCTAGTTAGCCTAATATTTGGGTTATTATCAGGGGTTTATCCTGCTTGGAGAATGTCAAAATTACAGGTAGTAGATGCCTTAAAATATTAA